A stretch of the Filimonas lacunae genome encodes the following:
- a CDS encoding SPFH domain-containing protein, with protein MTVPIVILVVILLILLSGLATVNQATIAVTTVFGKYNRILRPGLNVKIPFIENIYRRISIQNRSVELEFQAVTIDQANVYFKSMLLYAVLNADEETIKKVAFKFISDRDLMQALIRTIEGNIRSYVATKKQAEILGSRREIVDSVKSEVDHVLEEWGYHLMDLQINDITFDKAVMESMSKVVASNNLKAAAENEGQALLITKTKAAEAEGNAIKIAAEAEREAAKLRGQGVALFREEVARGMSHAAEQMKQANLDTNVILFSMWTEAVKNFAEAGQGNIIFLDGSPTGMENNMNQIMGMMKMGMDKK; from the coding sequence ATGACCGTTCCAATTGTAATTCTTGTAGTAATTCTGCTTATTCTACTAAGCGGACTGGCTACAGTGAACCAGGCTACCATTGCGGTAACTACCGTATTTGGAAAGTATAACCGTATTCTTCGCCCGGGATTGAATGTAAAGATCCCGTTTATTGAAAACATCTATCGTCGCATCAGTATCCAGAACAGATCGGTAGAGCTGGAATTCCAGGCTGTTACTATTGATCAGGCTAATGTGTACTTTAAAAGTATGCTGCTGTATGCTGTGTTAAATGCCGACGAAGAAACTATTAAAAAGGTAGCATTTAAGTTTATTAGTGACCGCGATCTTATGCAGGCGCTCATCAGAACTATTGAAGGTAACATACGTTCTTATGTAGCCACTAAAAAGCAGGCAGAAATACTGGGCTCCAGAAGAGAGATTGTAGATTCTGTAAAGTCGGAGGTAGACCATGTGCTGGAAGAGTGGGGATATCATTTGATGGACTTGCAGATCAACGATATCACGTTTGATAAAGCAGTAATGGAAAGTATGAGCAAAGTGGTGGCCAGTAATAACCTGAAAGCCGCAGCTGAAAACGAAGGTCAGGCTTTACTGATTACCAAAACCAAAGCTGCCGAAGCAGAAGGTAATGCTATTAAAATTGCTGCGGAAGCAGAAAGAGAAGCCGCCAAATTACGTGGTCAGGGTGTGGCGCTGTTCCGTGAAGAAGTGGCACGTGGTATGAGTCATGCTGCTGAACAAATGAAGCAGGCTAACCTCGATACCAATGTCATCCTTTTCAGTATGTGGACAGAAGCCGTGAAAAACTTTGCGGAAGCAGGTCAGGGAAATATCATTTTCCTGGATGGCAGTCCCACCGGTATGGAAAACAACATGAACCAGATTATGGGCATGATGAAGATGGGGATGGACAAAAAATAG
- the pepT gene encoding peptidase T, protein MFTNYTFTVVEKFMRYVQVDTQSDPASAAAPTTEKQKNLGSVLAEELKAMGLADAHMDEYGYVYATIPSNITKQVPVICFCSHVDTAPDCSGTHVKPILHKQYNGADIVLPDDATQVISVKDYPYLQQHIGQDIITASGLTLLGADDKSGVAEIMDMANYLLQHPEVKHGEIKILFTPDEEVGKGTAHVNLKKLGAEFAYTLDGGELGTFEDETFSADAAKITVNGVIAHPGYAKDKLVNALKIAGEILAALPAGEFSPETTSGREGFVHPVAIGGIAEKATIDFIVRDFTTANLVKHEARLKGIVEEVLKKHPRATMTFEVHEQYRNMKEVLINHPQVGAYAEEAYQRAGLQVTKEPIRGGTDGSRLSFMGLPCPNVFTGMQAIHSKHEWIGVRDMHKAVEVLVHLAQVWAEK, encoded by the coding sequence ATGTTTACGAATTATACATTTACAGTTGTTGAAAAGTTCATGCGTTATGTGCAGGTGGATACACAGAGCGATCCGGCATCTGCTGCTGCTCCTACCACAGAAAAGCAGAAGAACCTGGGCAGTGTGCTGGCAGAGGAATTAAAAGCAATGGGGCTGGCCGATGCGCATATGGATGAGTATGGATATGTATATGCAACAATACCTTCCAATATTACGAAGCAAGTTCCGGTGATCTGTTTCTGCAGCCATGTGGATACGGCCCCTGATTGCAGCGGCACTCATGTAAAGCCTATCCTGCATAAACAATATAATGGTGCAGACATAGTTTTACCTGACGATGCCACCCAGGTTATTTCTGTAAAGGATTACCCATATTTACAACAACATATAGGTCAGGATATTATCACTGCCAGCGGCTTAACCTTATTAGGTGCAGATGATAAAAGCGGTGTAGCGGAAATCATGGATATGGCTAACTACCTGTTACAACATCCGGAGGTAAAGCATGGTGAAATTAAAATACTGTTTACACCAGATGAAGAAGTAGGCAAGGGCACTGCTCATGTAAACCTGAAAAAGCTGGGAGCGGAGTTTGCCTATACATTGGATGGCGGCGAGCTGGGCACCTTTGAAGATGAAACCTTTAGCGCCGATGCTGCTAAAATTACCGTGAATGGTGTAATAGCGCATCCGGGCTATGCAAAAGATAAACTGGTAAATGCCTTAAAAATAGCAGGTGAAATACTGGCTGCACTGCCTGCAGGTGAGTTTAGCCCCGAAACTACTTCCGGCAGGGAAGGTTTTGTGCACCCTGTGGCTATAGGTGGCATTGCTGAAAAAGCTACTATTGATTTTATAGTACGCGACTTCACTACTGCCAACCTGGTCAAACACGAAGCCAGGTTAAAAGGTATTGTAGAAGAGGTGCTGAAAAAGCATCCCCGTGCTACCATGACTTTTGAAGTACATGAGCAATACCGTAATATGAAAGAGGTGTTGATAAACCATCCCCAGGTAGGTGCTTATGCCGAAGAAGCATATCAAAGAGCCGGTTTACAGGTAACCAAAGAGCCTATCCGTGGCGGCACTGATGGCAGTCGTTTAAGTTTTATGGGACTGCCTTGCCCTAACGTATTCACCGGCATGCAGGCTATTCACAGCAAGCACGAATGGATTGGGGTAAGGGATATGCATAAGGCTGTAGAGGTGCTGGTACACCTGGCACAGGTATGGGCCGAAAAGTAA
- a CDS encoding DNA/RNA non-specific endonuclease → MNKQKFLPGALVALLFTISCTKQTVNKAEEPPATTPDTINVTIPVEVKDTITAGDNNNLLLGNPTNALPNSAYPNNYLINQTYYAEAYSRDRGIPVWVSWHLQASDVGTASRQDDFRPYTGLPSGWYQVGASSYNGSASGFDRGHNCPSGDRTSTTAANSTTFYMTNMIPQAAYLNQGPWEGLEDYIRNTLVSTSGEAYIIMGNYGSGGLGRNHTDTVSTLDEGRVAVPKKVWKIAVILPAGNNDLNRITESTTILAVNMPNYDNLYSTNSAGKSAWQNYTTTINDLEADAKLYGVNLDLLSNLNATVKAALKKKKYN, encoded by the coding sequence ATGAACAAGCAGAAATTTTTACCAGGGGCATTAGTAGCATTATTGTTTACTATATCCTGTACCAAACAAACCGTAAACAAAGCGGAAGAGCCACCAGCCACTACTCCCGACACTATTAATGTAACTATCCCTGTAGAGGTTAAAGATACCATTACAGCGGGTGATAACAACAACCTGTTGCTGGGTAACCCCACCAATGCATTACCCAACAGCGCTTATCCCAACAACTACCTGATCAACCAAACCTATTACGCAGAAGCGTATAGCCGCGACAGAGGTATCCCGGTATGGGTGAGCTGGCATTTACAGGCTTCAGATGTAGGCACTGCCAGCAGACAGGATGATTTCAGACCGTATACAGGTTTACCCAGTGGCTGGTATCAGGTAGGTGCATCCAGTTATAATGGAAGCGCTTCCGGCTTTGACAGAGGACACAACTGTCCTTCCGGCGACCGCACCAGCACCACTGCCGCCAACAGCACCACGTTTTATATGACCAACATGATTCCACAGGCAGCCTACCTGAACCAGGGACCATGGGAAGGTTTGGAAGACTATATCCGCAACACCCTGGTAAGCACTTCGGGAGAAGCTTATATTATTATGGGTAACTACGGCAGCGGTGGTTTAGGCCGTAACCATACCGACACAGTTAGTACTTTAGACGAAGGCCGTGTAGCAGTACCTAAAAAAGTATGGAAGATAGCGGTGATATTGCCAGCTGGTAACAACGATCTTAACCGTATTACCGAAAGCACAACCATATTGGCTGTTAACATGCCTAACTATGACAATTTATATAGCACCAACAGCGCTGGTAAAAGCGCATGGCAAAATTATACTACTACCATTAACGATCTGGAGGCTGATGCTAAGCTGTATGGTGTAAACTTAGACTTATTGTCTAACCTGAATGCTACTGTAAAAGCAGCATTGAAAAAGAAAAAATATAATTAA
- a CDS encoding OmpA family protein, which translates to MTTKNTTLYKKWLVWGMLLLATGNNASAQSGSYIRKGDLHFENHSYYEAAQCYEKFLNPSLRNGAVEPYVQRKISYSDKTATTSKPADIWYKLGECYLLLNMYTLAEKSYRQAIQLDSIQQMPAFLKLAVCEWSNGKLADAEKHLNQLAASKEVDASLRNQAAKALESLQWTKQQLQNSEPFATVSKLNAGSNFANGIYAPFITNLNGQLVFTAISKEQAKQSPLYINGIYAVQWNDSITAAPAVLQHSDEWHYGTASFTSDGKYMYLTAKKVKGTNSSCIMVAIKDKQGNWSTPVALNAIVNVPGYNSMQPFINAEGNRLLFSSNQPGGIGGNDLWMADIDAAGKVVKANNLGSVINTPADEEAPFYQANSQTLVFASNGRIGMGGFDLYSSKGEGVHWQTPVNLGYPVNSLKNDIYFFSNATNDILQHALISSDRESDCCLQLYAVTQKPASVKPAPPVAEKVPVTPETPMAVPDTVATPVTPEQVGLKSVTLEMAVRFAFNKSTLDKSGRTVLDSLVQMMKEDTTAIVDITGHTDAEGAAAYNLRLSRARVNSCLEYLKTKGIDTTRVNKDVYGDTRPVAANKIGEKDNPTGRQENRRVEIKVKYTKQ; encoded by the coding sequence ATGACAACGAAGAATACAACTCTATATAAAAAATGGCTTGTGTGGGGCATGCTATTGCTGGCAACCGGCAATAATGCATCAGCCCAATCTGGAAGCTACATTCGCAAAGGCGATTTGCATTTTGAAAACCATAGTTATTATGAAGCAGCGCAGTGCTACGAGAAATTTTTGAATCCTTCTTTACGCAACGGAGCCGTCGAACCTTATGTACAACGTAAAATAAGCTACTCCGATAAAACAGCCACTACCAGCAAACCTGCGGATATATGGTATAAACTGGGAGAATGTTATTTATTACTGAACATGTACACGCTGGCAGAAAAAAGTTACCGGCAGGCTATACAACTGGATAGTATACAACAAATGCCGGCGTTTTTAAAACTGGCAGTATGCGAGTGGTCGAATGGAAAATTAGCGGATGCTGAAAAACATCTGAATCAACTAGCAGCAAGCAAAGAGGTTGATGCATCATTGCGTAACCAGGCTGCTAAAGCATTGGAAAGTTTGCAATGGACAAAGCAGCAATTGCAAAATAGCGAGCCGTTTGCTACTGTTAGTAAACTGAATGCAGGCAGCAACTTTGCCAATGGTATCTATGCCCCCTTTATAACTAACCTTAACGGGCAGCTGGTATTTACAGCTATCAGTAAAGAACAGGCTAAGCAATCGCCGTTGTATATCAATGGTATTTATGCGGTACAATGGAATGACAGCATAACAGCAGCTCCTGCTGTATTACAGCATAGTGATGAATGGCATTATGGAACGGCTTCTTTTACCAGTGATGGCAAATACATGTACTTAACGGCTAAAAAAGTCAAGGGAACGAATAGTAGCTGTATAATGGTGGCTATAAAAGACAAGCAAGGAAACTGGAGCACTCCTGTTGCATTAAATGCAATAGTGAATGTGCCTGGTTACAATAGCATGCAGCCTTTTATCAATGCCGAAGGCAACCGTCTTCTCTTTTCCAGCAACCAGCCTGGAGGTATAGGTGGTAACGACTTGTGGATGGCTGATATAGATGCTGCCGGTAAAGTAGTAAAGGCTAACAACCTGGGATCTGTTATCAATACGCCTGCTGATGAAGAAGCGCCTTTTTATCAGGCGAATTCACAAACACTGGTATTTGCCAGCAATGGCCGTATTGGCATGGGCGGCTTTGATTTATACAGCAGTAAAGGCGAAGGTGTTCATTGGCAAACACCTGTGAACCTGGGCTATCCTGTAAACTCGCTAAAAAACGACATTTACTTTTTCAGCAATGCAACTAATGACATATTACAGCATGCATTGATCAGTTCTGACAGGGAATCTGATTGTTGCTTGCAACTGTATGCTGTTACTCAAAAGCCTGCGTCGGTGAAGCCTGCGCCGCCTGTAGCAGAAAAGGTACCTGTTACGCCGGAAACGCCGATGGCTGTGCCGGACACGGTAGCAACACCCGTAACACCTGAGCAGGTAGGGTTAAAAAGTGTTACGTTGGAAATGGCAGTTCGTTTTGCTTTTAATAAGTCAACGCTGGATAAAAGCGGCCGCACTGTATTAGATTCTCTGGTACAAATGATGAAGGAAGATACAACGGCAATTGTTGATATCACTGGCCATACAGATGCGGAAGGTGCAGCAGCTTATAACCTCCGGTTATCACGCGCCCGGGTAAACAGCTGCCTGGAATACCTGAAAACAAAAGGAATAGATACTACCCGCGTTAACAAGGATGTGTATGGAGATACCCGCCCGGTGGCAGCTAATAAAATAGGAGAGAAAGATAACCCTACCGGAAGACAGGAAAACAGGAGAGTGGAGATTAAAGTAAAGTATACAAAACAATAA
- a CDS encoding PorP/SprF family type IX secretion system membrane protein, which translates to MKKIVTVLFTVFMIGYTGALNAQVDPHFSQYYVYPMQLNPALTGTMNGDYRVTAIYRNQWNNITNAFSTAGVSADFATKKNINFGVNILRQTAGDGGYTYTNGMASVSYTGIKFGAAGNHRISLALQGGFIGRRFDVTKFKGGEQWVPLIGYTSTLPLNEMLSKTSATVFDAGAGIAYYDASVDKKVNFFAGFSASHLTRPEEPFLQGGNKMTLPVRYSLHAGARIYVSEGTYFVPNALYTIQGNASEKMVGGYMQLAANEVTDFMFGVNYRFKDAIAPYVGLVYNNLAIGASYDINMSQLGKMARGSNSFEISLTLLGKKTETVDYFKCPRF; encoded by the coding sequence ATGAAAAAGATAGTAACAGTTTTATTCACTGTATTCATGATAGGGTACACAGGTGCATTGAATGCGCAGGTTGACCCACACTTTTCACAATACTATGTGTACCCTATGCAGTTAAACCCTGCATTGACTGGCACCATGAATGGCGACTACAGGGTTACGGCTATTTACCGTAACCAGTGGAACAACATTACCAATGCCTTTTCTACAGCGGGTGTATCGGCCGATTTTGCTACAAAAAAGAACATCAATTTTGGTGTAAACATACTCAGGCAAACTGCGGGTGATGGTGGATACACTTATACCAATGGCATGGCTTCTGTGTCTTACACAGGTATTAAATTCGGTGCAGCCGGTAACCATAGAATCTCCCTGGCCTTACAGGGAGGTTTTATAGGCCGCAGATTTGATGTTACGAAATTTAAAGGCGGGGAGCAGTGGGTGCCGTTAATTGGTTATACCTCTACTTTGCCGTTAAATGAAATGTTGTCAAAAACTTCTGCTACTGTATTTGATGCAGGTGCTGGTATTGCTTATTATGATGCTTCTGTTGATAAAAAAGTAAATTTCTTTGCCGGTTTCTCTGCTTCGCACCTTACCCGCCCGGAAGAGCCTTTTTTACAAGGTGGCAATAAAATGACCTTACCAGTACGATACAGTTTGCATGCCGGCGCCAGGATATATGTGTCGGAAGGAACCTACTTTGTGCCCAACGCTTTATACACCATCCAGGGCAATGCCAGTGAAAAAATGGTGGGTGGGTACATGCAGCTGGCTGCCAACGAAGTTACCGACTTTATGTTTGGGGTAAACTATCGCTTTAAAGATGCGATAGCGCCCTATGTAGGGTTGGTATATAACAACCTGGCTATTGGAGCCAGTTACGATATCAACATGTCGCAACTGGGCAAAATGGCTCGGGGCAGCAACAGCTTTGAGATATCATTAACGCTGCTGGGTAAAAAAACAGAAACAGTTGACTATTTTAAATGCCCCAGGTTTTAA
- a CDS encoding Ig-like domain-containing protein, with amino-acid sequence MRKRILPLLVFFLLAANFAYSQLILNEVSQGSSGTKEYFEFVVVGTRTCTDSTADLRGWIIDDNNGWIQAGSGNGIAQGNIRFANVSNWAKVPYGSVILIYNPTDKNASITIADDATDANHDYTYVLPTSSTYIEVNTATPVSPSSATFTYGTTGYASRTTGSWDPVGLANGGDGVIIVKPDNLSKAYFSFAFAIGSAATATIYKTSMAAQKNCYLSDANYTTTASWIVGDAPANETPGKPNGGDNTIWINSMRVQVNPPTVGAISGNNTVCAGAKTTLSNSTSGGVWSSSNTAAATIDASSGEVTGVAAGNTTISYVVTSGTCSTTATYAVTVTATPTVAAISGNNKVCEGAKTTLADATSGGVWSSSNTAVATIDASSGEVTGVAFGNATITYTVTSGSCSASATYAITVQALPTVDAISGNNTLCVGSTTTLQNTTTGGTWSSNSAGATIASNGEVTGVTPGNATISYVVTSGTCSATATFSVTVQALLTVGAISGDNTICVGSNATLQSATTGGVWSSGNTTVATIDASSGEVTGVASGNATITYTVTSGSCTASATYAISVQSLPTVAAISGSQTVCVGSKTTLSNTTSGGVWSSDNTTAVTIDASSGEVTGVASGNATISYTVTSGSCSATATYAVTAQGLPVVDAVSGNNTVCVGAKTILSNATSGGAWSSDNTTAATIDASSGEVTGIASGNATISYTVTSGTCSATATYAITVNAKPVVQAITGNDIICVGSKTTLQNATSGGTWSSSNTAAASVDNTSGEVTGMTAGNATISYTVTSNGCSAKATFNITVKEVPVVPAITGNNNVCANETTALSNATTGGTWSSGSTAIATVNATSGVVTGIAGGPAIITYTVNNGGCQASANFSITVNEAPALTVSNNVTICKGAATTLQASGAGTIQWQGQAAGNNVEVKPEATTTYTVTATSNGCTTTKQVTVSVDAFSMQLTATPNPVAKGTYVAFATSANTSYSVTAWQPYTDFSSQIANTQTIVASDSKEYYAVGKSANGCIDTARVMLQVSVNEYDVFAPNFFSPNGDGKNDLYYIYGTVINAIDLKIFNQWGELVFAAKDKNVPWDGTFKGKQQPAGVYIFVANITLNNGASVQKKGSINLIR; translated from the coding sequence ATGAGAAAAAGAATTTTACCCTTACTGGTATTCTTTTTGCTTGCCGCGAACTTTGCTTATTCCCAGCTTATTTTGAATGAAGTATCGCAGGGAAGCAGTGGTACAAAAGAATACTTTGAGTTTGTGGTTGTAGGTACCCGCACCTGCACCGACAGTACAGCCGATTTGCGTGGCTGGATTATTGACGATAACAACGGATGGATTCAAGCCGGCAGTGGCAATGGTATAGCGCAGGGAAATATACGCTTTGCCAATGTAAGCAACTGGGCTAAAGTGCCATACGGTTCAGTTATCCTTATTTACAATCCTACTGATAAAAACGCAAGTATTACTATAGCGGATGATGCTACTGATGCTAACCATGATTATACGTATGTATTACCTACCAGTTCTACTTACATAGAAGTGAATACTGCTACGCCGGTTTCACCCTCCAGTGCCACGTTTACTTATGGTACAACCGGGTATGCGAGCAGAACTACAGGTTCCTGGGATCCGGTTGGACTTGCCAATGGCGGGGATGGCGTAATTATTGTAAAACCAGACAATCTTTCTAAAGCCTATTTCTCATTTGCTTTTGCTATTGGTAGTGCTGCTACGGCAACTATCTATAAAACAAGCATGGCGGCTCAAAAGAACTGTTATTTAAGTGACGCTAACTATACCACTACAGCCAGTTGGATTGTAGGTGATGCTCCGGCTAATGAAACACCAGGCAAGCCTAATGGTGGTGATAACACTATTTGGATTAACAGCATGCGTGTGCAGGTGAACCCACCAACTGTGGGGGCTATCAGTGGCAACAATACCGTATGCGCAGGTGCGAAAACTACCTTATCTAATTCTACCAGCGGTGGTGTATGGAGCAGCAGTAATACTGCTGCAGCTACCATTGATGCCAGTTCTGGTGAAGTAACCGGCGTAGCTGCCGGCAACACTACTATTAGTTATGTAGTAACGAGTGGTACTTGTTCAACTACGGCAACCTATGCTGTAACTGTAACTGCGACACCAACTGTGGCAGCTATAAGCGGTAATAATAAGGTATGTGAAGGCGCTAAAACCACTTTAGCCGACGCTACCAGTGGTGGCGTATGGAGCAGTAGTAATACCGCTGTAGCTACTATCGATGCCAGTAGTGGTGAAGTAACCGGCGTAGCTTTTGGAAATGCTACCATCACTTACACGGTTACCAGTGGCAGTTGTTCTGCATCGGCTACTTATGCCATTACTGTGCAGGCTTTGCCTACAGTAGATGCTATATCCGGAAATAATACATTGTGTGTAGGTTCTACCACTACATTACAAAATACCACAACAGGTGGCACCTGGAGCAGTAATAGTGCTGGTGCTACTATAGCCAGCAATGGGGAAGTAACAGGTGTAACACCTGGTAATGCTACCATCAGCTATGTGGTAACCAGTGGAACCTGCTCTGCAACGGCTACTTTTTCTGTTACTGTGCAGGCGCTGCTGACAGTAGGCGCTATTTCGGGTGATAATACTATATGTGTAGGTTCAAATGCTACTTTACAAAGCGCTACCACGGGTGGTGTATGGAGCAGTGGTAATACTACAGTGGCTACTATAGATGCCAGCAGTGGTGAAGTAACCGGCGTGGCTTCCGGAAACGCTACTATCACCTACACAGTTACCAGTGGTAGCTGTACAGCATCGGCTACTTATGCCATCTCTGTACAGAGCTTGCCAACAGTGGCAGCTATTTCAGGCAGCCAAACGGTATGTGTGGGTTCAAAAACAACTTTATCCAATACTACCAGTGGCGGTGTATGGAGCAGCGATAATACCACTGCGGTAACCATCGATGCCAGCAGCGGTGAAGTAACCGGTGTGGCTTCCGGTAATGCTACTATCAGCTATACAGTTACCAGTGGCAGTTGTTCTGCAACGGCTACTTATGCTGTTACTGCACAGGGTTTACCTGTAGTAGATGCTGTTTCAGGTAACAATACAGTGTGCGTAGGAGCAAAAACTATTTTATCTAACGCCACAAGCGGTGGTGCATGGAGCAGCGATAATACAACAGCGGCCACCATCGATGCCAGCAGCGGTGAAGTAACCGGCATAGCTTCCGGCAATGCCACTATCAGCTACACCGTAACCAGCGGTACCTGTTCTGCAACGGCCACTTATGCTATAACCGTGAATGCGAAACCTGTAGTACAGGCCATTACCGGTAACGATATTATTTGTGTAGGATCAAAAACTACGTTACAGAATGCTACCAGCGGCGGTACCTGGAGTAGCAGTAATACTGCCGCGGCTTCTGTAGATAACACCAGTGGGGAAGTAACGGGCATGACTGCCGGTAACGCCACCATCAGCTACACAGTAACCAGCAACGGTTGTTCTGCCAAGGCAACTTTCAATATTACCGTAAAAGAGGTTCCTGTGGTGCCGGCTATTACAGGTAATAACAATGTATGTGCGAATGAAACTACCGCTTTGAGTAATGCAACTACGGGTGGAACGTGGAGCAGTGGCAGCACTGCAATAGCAACCGTAAATGCTACCAGCGGCGTGGTTACCGGTATTGCCGGCGGACCTGCCATTATCACATACACTGTAAACAACGGCGGTTGTCAGGCAAGCGCTAATTTCTCTATCACGGTAAATGAAGCTCCTGCTTTAACAGTAAGTAATAATGTAACCATCTGTAAAGGCGCTGCTACTACATTGCAGGCATCTGGTGCAGGTACCATTCAATGGCAGGGACAGGCAGCGGGTAACAATGTGGAAGTAAAACCAGAAGCTACTACTACCTACACGGTAACAGCCACCAGTAATGGCTGTACCACTACCAAACAGGTAACTGTGTCTGTTGATGCTTTCAGTATGCAACTTACAGCTACGCCCAACCCAGTGGCGAAGGGCACATATGTGGCCTTTGCTACTTCGGCCAATACCAGTTATTCGGTAACTGCATGGCAGCCTTATACTGATTTTTCGAGCCAGATAGCCAATACACAAACTATTGTAGCCAGCGATTCTAAAGAGTACTATGCAGTAGGCAAGTCTGCCAATGGCTGTATAGATACGGCCCGTGTGATGCTGCAGGTATCAGTAAATGAATATGACGTATTTGCTCCTAACTTCTTTTCTCCTAACGGTGATGGAAAGAACGACTTGTATTATATATATGGAACGGTGATTAACGCCATTGACTTAAAAATCTTTAATCAGTGGGGAGAGCTGGTGTTTGCGGCCAAAGATAAAAATGTGCCATGGGATGGCACTTTCAAAGGCAAACAGCAGCCTGCAGGGGTGTACATATTCGTAGCGAATATTACACTTAACAATGGCGCCAGTGTGCAGAAAAAAGGTTCAATTAACTTAATACGCTAA